The proteins below are encoded in one region of Desulfobacteraceae bacterium:
- a CDS encoding oxidoreductase codes for MAEEAIKIGGKKKTTFMDQVKGLLPEGGNLNLCLTCGACSSGCPATGLEGMDPRKFLRMAALGLDEEV; via the coding sequence ATGGCTGAGGAAGCAATCAAAATCGGAGGCAAGAAGAAAACCACGTTCATGGACCAGGTCAAGGGCCTGCTGCCCGAGGGCGGCAACCTCAACCTGTGCCTGACCTGCGGGGCGTGCTCCTCGGGGTGTCCGGCGACGGGTCTGGAGGGCATGGACCCGCGCAAGTTCCTGCGCATGGCCGCGCTGGGGCTGGACGAGGAGGTCA